From one Nonomuraea polychroma genomic stretch:
- a CDS encoding PhnE/PtxC family ABC transporter permease codes for MVPAGDRTGLIAGNVEAAPALRAAARTTAATLRGVPDLLWALLFVAMLGPGAATGSLALAVHGAGLLAKLCAEQLEAVSPAPVEALRLTGSGRMATTALAVVPQAAPGLASLLLYQWECNLRTSTVLGFVGAGGIGQELAISLRLFRYDELSTLVIAVLAVILVVDLASRTLRRGLGAAA; via the coding sequence ATGGTGCCGGCCGGGGACAGAACGGGACTGATCGCCGGCAACGTCGAGGCGGCGCCCGCCTTGCGGGCAGCGGCCAGAACGACCGCGGCGACGTTGCGAGGAGTCCCCGACCTGCTGTGGGCGCTGTTGTTCGTGGCGATGCTCGGGCCGGGAGCCGCCACGGGATCGCTGGCCCTCGCCGTGCACGGGGCGGGCCTGCTGGCCAAGCTCTGCGCCGAGCAACTCGAAGCGGTGAGCCCCGCCCCCGTCGAAGCACTTCGCCTCACCGGATCCGGTCGCATGGCGACCACCGCCCTCGCCGTGGTGCCACAAGCCGCACCCGGCCTGGCCTCGCTGCTGCTCTACCAATGGGAGTGCAATCTGCGCACCTCAACCGTGCTCGGCTTCGTCGGCGCCGGAGGAATCGGGCAGGAACTGGCCATCTCGCTCCGGCTCTTCCGCTACGACGAGCTGTCGACCCTGGTCATCGCCGTCCTCGCGGTCATCCTCGTCGTCGACCTGGCCTCCCGTACGCTGAGACGCGGGCTGGGAGCGGCCGCATGA
- a CDS encoding sensor histidine kinase: MSGVPLRVKLTVAVVLLVSVAVGVISTAAVLVLREQLLGRVDNQIKQVTETLYRDMRDERPTPGGQLLVFVPSDVSVLKIAGGQVVARSRNADPGIEAALPQPLPVGLSTVDRWRVLFDGSLVVAMPLTHVEETVAQMAWIDAIVALTVVAIVATAGVIVVRRSLRPLEQIERTAEVIAAGNLSQRVEGEDPRTEVGRLAGALNGMLAQIEGAFRARAASEQHMRRFVADAGHELRTPLTAIRGFADLFRHQRGEDELVERISAAAARMSLLVEDLLLLANLDQRRPLRNDRIDLLALAAEAVQEAALLEGDRKIELAVEGENAPLVIGDESRLRQVIGNLLSNAVRHTPPGTAVEVRLLEGRLDGGGPAVVLEVADQGPGLELRQAERVFERFYRADRSRSRAEGGTGLGLAIVAALAQAHGGSAEVDTAPGAGATFRVRLPAAD, translated from the coding sequence GTGAGCGGCGTACCGCTCAGGGTCAAGCTCACCGTAGCCGTGGTGCTGCTGGTCTCGGTGGCCGTGGGAGTGATCAGCACGGCCGCCGTGCTCGTGCTCAGAGAGCAGCTCCTCGGCCGCGTCGACAACCAGATCAAGCAGGTGACGGAGACCCTGTACAGGGACATGCGCGACGAACGCCCCACGCCCGGCGGGCAGCTGCTGGTGTTCGTGCCCAGCGACGTCTCCGTGCTCAAGATCGCCGGAGGTCAGGTGGTCGCGCGTTCCAGGAACGCCGACCCGGGCATCGAGGCCGCCCTGCCCCAGCCCTTGCCCGTCGGCCTGTCCACTGTGGACCGCTGGCGGGTGCTCTTCGACGGCAGCCTGGTCGTCGCCATGCCGCTCACCCACGTCGAGGAGACGGTGGCGCAGATGGCGTGGATCGACGCCATCGTGGCCCTCACCGTGGTGGCCATCGTCGCCACGGCCGGTGTGATCGTCGTCAGGAGGAGCCTGCGCCCGCTGGAGCAGATCGAACGCACGGCCGAGGTGATCGCCGCGGGAAACCTCTCGCAGCGCGTCGAAGGTGAGGACCCGCGTACCGAGGTCGGGCGGCTGGCCGGCGCGCTGAACGGCATGCTGGCGCAGATCGAGGGCGCATTCCGCGCCCGCGCCGCCTCCGAGCAGCACATGCGGCGCTTCGTCGCCGACGCGGGACACGAGTTGCGCACCCCGCTGACCGCCATTCGCGGCTTCGCCGACCTGTTCAGGCACCAGCGCGGAGAGGACGAGCTGGTCGAGCGGATCAGCGCGGCGGCCGCCAGGATGAGCCTGCTGGTGGAGGACCTGCTGCTGCTGGCCAACCTGGATCAGCGCAGGCCGCTGCGGAACGATCGGATCGACCTGCTGGCGCTGGCGGCCGAGGCCGTGCAGGAGGCGGCGCTGCTGGAAGGGGACAGGAAGATCGAGTTGGCGGTCGAGGGCGAGAACGCCCCGTTGGTGATCGGGGACGAGTCGCGGTTGCGGCAGGTCATCGGCAACCTGCTGAGCAACGCCGTGCGCCACACGCCTCCGGGCACGGCCGTCGAGGTGCGGCTGCTGGAGGGCCGGCTGGACGGCGGCGGCCCCGCGGTCGTGCTGGAGGTCGCCGACCAGGGACCCGGCCTGGAGCTCCGGCAGGCCGAGCGGGTTTTCGAGCGCTTCTACCGCGCCGACAGGTCCCGTTCCCGCGCGGAAGGCGGCACCGGGCTCGGCCTGGCCATCGTCGCCGCACTCGCGCAGGCCCACGGCGGCAGCGCGGAGGTCGACACCGCTCCGGGCGCCGGAGCCACCTTCCGCGTCCGCCTCCCCGCCGCCGACTGA
- a CDS encoding multicopper oxidase domain-containing protein — MRGTTTPIKFLRQGPLEGHEQGWKDVVRVQGVELATVAGQFDRIGRYVYHCHILEHEMHMMRPFVVMPPEVLKLHPPGGHGGH, encoded by the coding sequence GTGCGCGGCACCACCACGCCGATCAAGTTCCTCCGCCAGGGTCCGCTCGAAGGGCACGAGCAAGGCTGGAAGGACGTCGTGCGGGTGCAGGGGGTCGAGCTGGCCACGGTCGCGGGACAGTTTGACCGGATCGGCCGTTACGTCTATCACTGCCACATCCTCGAACACGAGATGCACATGATGCGGCCCTTCGTGGTCATGCCTCCCGAAGTGCTCAAGCTCCACCCTCCGGGCGGACACGGCGGCCACTGA
- a CDS encoding response regulator transcription factor gives MADTARRPEARLLVIEDEPDILELLSASLRFSGFEVLSLARGMSAVETAIRHRPELIILDVMLPDLDGFEVIRRLRSGGDRTPVLFLTARESVEDRIKGLTLGGDDYVTKPFSIDEVIARIRAVLRRSRDAAATPPPRLTFADIELDEESHQTWRDGEPIQLSPTEFKLLRYFMLNVGRVLSKAQILDHVWHYDFRGDDGIVEKYVSALRRKVDFREPRLIHTLRGVGYVLRPPW, from the coding sequence GTGGCCGACACCGCCAGGCGGCCGGAGGCGCGACTGCTCGTCATCGAGGATGAGCCGGACATCCTCGAACTGCTCTCCGCCAGCCTGCGCTTCTCAGGATTCGAGGTGCTCAGCCTGGCGAGGGGGATGAGCGCGGTCGAGACGGCGATACGGCACCGGCCCGAACTGATCATCCTCGACGTGATGCTTCCCGACCTGGACGGGTTCGAGGTCATCAGGCGGCTGCGCTCGGGCGGCGACCGGACCCCGGTCCTGTTCCTGACCGCCAGGGAGTCGGTGGAGGATCGGATCAAAGGGCTGACCTTGGGCGGCGACGACTACGTCACGAAGCCGTTCAGCATCGACGAGGTGATCGCCAGGATCAGGGCGGTGCTGCGGCGCTCGCGCGACGCCGCCGCCACGCCGCCGCCCCGGCTGACCTTCGCCGACATCGAGCTCGATGAGGAGAGCCACCAGACCTGGCGGGACGGCGAGCCCATCCAGCTCTCGCCGACCGAGTTCAAGCTGCTGCGCTACTTCATGCTCAACGTCGGGAGGGTGCTGTCGAAGGCGCAGATCCTCGACCACGTGTGGCACTACGACTTCCGCGGCGACGACGGCATCGTGGAGAAGTACGTCTCGGCGTTGCGCAGGAAGGTGGACTTCCGTGAGCCTCGGCTGATCCACACCCTGCGCGGCGTCGGATACGTGCTCAGGCCCCCGTGGTGA
- a CDS encoding class I SAM-dependent methyltransferase: MRRVKEIVSTTELLRIWAEDLAAWRVPESILSSTVESPWVLPEEVFARRADRYLAEPGGPSYECALEALGRGGSVLDLGAGGGAASLPLASRTTALTAVDSHQPLLDDLVRRATPLGLSPMVICGTWPEAAAKAPKADVVLCHHVIYNVADLEPFIAATTRHARRRVVVEITVRHPLADLNPYWKQFHGLDRPEGPTAEQLIEIVEALGLHVKAERWTRPAMAEYGSFATLVDVARRRLCLPPERRDDVATALLNAGVAEDCPPDLGSSGRELVTLWWPGEA, from the coding sequence ATGAGACGGGTGAAGGAGATCGTGAGCACCACCGAACTGCTGCGCATCTGGGCCGAAGACCTGGCAGCATGGCGCGTTCCCGAGTCGATTCTCTCCAGCACCGTCGAGTCGCCCTGGGTCCTGCCCGAGGAGGTCTTCGCCCGCCGCGCCGACCGCTACCTGGCCGAGCCCGGCGGACCATCCTACGAGTGTGCGCTGGAGGCTCTCGGGCGCGGCGGCTCGGTGCTCGACCTGGGGGCAGGGGGCGGCGCGGCCAGCCTGCCCCTGGCCTCCCGCACCACGGCTCTGACCGCCGTGGACTCTCACCAGCCGCTCCTGGACGACCTGGTGCGCCGCGCCACGCCGCTGGGCCTGAGCCCGATGGTCATATGCGGCACCTGGCCCGAGGCCGCCGCGAAGGCTCCGAAGGCCGACGTGGTGCTCTGCCACCATGTGATCTACAACGTGGCCGACCTGGAGCCGTTCATCGCGGCGACCACCCGGCACGCCCGGCGCCGGGTGGTCGTAGAGATCACCGTTCGCCATCCGCTGGCGGATCTGAACCCGTACTGGAAGCAGTTCCATGGCCTGGACCGGCCGGAGGGCCCGACGGCCGAGCAGTTGATCGAGATTGTCGAAGCGCTCGGTCTGCACGTGAAGGCCGAGCGCTGGACCCGGCCGGCGATGGCCGAGTACGGCAGCTTCGCGACCCTTGTGGACGTCGCCCGCCGCCGCCTGTGCCTGCCGCCGGAGCGCCGGGACGACGTCGCCACAGCACTGTTGAACGCCGGCGTCGCTGAGGACTGCCCGCCCGACCTGGGCTCATCCGGCCGCGAGCTGGTCACGCTCTGGTGGCCCGGTGAGGCATAG